The proteins below come from a single Phycisphaerae bacterium genomic window:
- a CDS encoding endonuclease/exonuclease/phosphatase family protein, which yields MQASCILTLVWAVAAPMPGDRLPPASAPSTPADVRIMTFNIRYGTANDGENRWENRREMAFEIIRRHKPDILGLQEALRFQIDEIREAVPGLEEVGVGRDDGKAKGEFSVILYRRDRFKLGEHGTFWLSDTPEVPGSKHWGNSITRVCTWARFLEAKGENADRAALPPGPGFYVFNTHLDHQSQPAREKGIRLILKRIGARSHPEPFVLTGDFNAGEDNPTLAFAKGMMTSTAPAAGLSATSAQARLWPRLVDTFRVAYPDEKVVGTFNGFEGRTTGDKIDYILVPPGIKVREAEIIRDHRGDRYPSDHFPLIATLELRPSATQPGGR from the coding sequence ATGCAAGCATCGTGCATACTGACTCTGGTGTGGGCGGTCGCCGCTCCGATGCCGGGCGATCGGCTCCCCCCCGCCTCTGCGCCGTCGACTCCGGCCGACGTCCGGATCATGACCTTCAACATCCGCTACGGCACGGCAAATGACGGTGAGAACCGCTGGGAGAATCGCCGAGAGATGGCGTTCGAGATCATCCGCAGGCACAAGCCGGACATCCTCGGCCTGCAGGAGGCCCTGCGGTTCCAGATCGACGAGATTCGCGAGGCGGTACCGGGCCTCGAGGAGGTCGGCGTCGGCCGGGACGACGGCAAGGCGAAGGGCGAGTTCAGCGTCATTCTCTACCGGCGAGACCGCTTCAAGCTAGGCGAGCACGGCACGTTCTGGCTGTCGGATACGCCCGAGGTGCCCGGTTCCAAGCATTGGGGCAACAGCATCACCCGCGTCTGTACCTGGGCCAGATTCCTCGAGGCGAAGGGCGAGAACGCCGACCGGGCCGCCTTGCCCCCGGGACCGGGCTTCTACGTGTTCAACACCCACCTCGACCACCAATCACAACCGGCCCGCGAAAAAGGAATCCGGCTGATCCTGAAGCGAATCGGGGCCCGCTCTCATCCCGAACCGTTCGTTCTGACGGGCGACTTCAACGCGGGCGAGGACAATCCAACCCTCGCCTTTGCCAAGGGCATGATGACCAGCACCGCCCCCGCGGCAGGGCTCTCCGCAACGAGCGCCCAGGCTCGGCTCTGGCCACGACTGGTCGACACGTTTCGCGTCGCCTACCCCGACGAGAAGGTCGTCGGCACGTTCAACGGTTTCGAGGGTCGTACCACCGGAGATAAGATCGACTACATCCTGGTGCCGCCCGGCATCAAAGTCCGCGAGGCAGAAATCATCCGCGACCATCGCGGGGACCGGTATCCATCGGACCATTTCCCGCTCATTGCGACGCTGGAGCTGCGTCCATCCGCCACCCAGCCGGGTGGACGCTAA
- a CDS encoding ABC transporter ATP-binding protein — protein sequence MDSSRRRYQEYTRQLKESRRSRRVLLSGRGSNQRNRSFGRLFAEFLSLLRGHRLTIGLAVAALTAGTLLKLIPLYSTKIVLDNVLAGHPLPPTWPSWLQLPADRRMLLTVVAIATVVISVLALVINTWSRWQATRVTKRVQVSVRRRVFDHAARLPLHRVYELKSGGVASMLREDAGGVADLIFAMLYNPWRAVIQLLGSLVILVWVDWRLLLGSMTLIPIVLATQSAWLNRIRPLYRGVRAARQHIDSHATETFGGMRVVRSFSRQRTESGHFVRNTNMMIRQELLAWWWMRGVQLVWAMLIPAASAVLLWYGGMRILDDMERVQASTLALVDAFTVGDLVMFLGYLVALLSPLETLAESATGIQNNLAGLDRVLDLMAEPTEMPARPGAILVPRDRVRGRLTLRRVCFAYPGQAKLVLSDVSLDAAPGEIVALIGPSGAGKTTLCNLIARFYDPVNGAIELDGVDLREIEVESYRRLLGIVEQDTFLFDGTIADNIGYGRRGAGPAGIEEAARLANAHEFITAMKDSYQTLIGERGVKLSGGQRQRIAIARALLADPRILILDEATSNLDTHSERLIQTGLETLLADRTSFVIAHRLSTIVHADRIVVLDHGRVVEQGTHQDLMHRSGRYRQMLEMQAQPIPGSS from the coding sequence ATGGACTCCAGCCGACGACGCTACCAGGAGTACACCCGGCAGCTCAAGGAATCCCGCCGGAGCCGCAGGGTCCTTCTCTCGGGCAGGGGCTCGAACCAGAGGAATCGGTCTTTCGGCCGGTTGTTCGCCGAGTTCCTTTCTCTGCTGCGCGGGCACAGGCTGACCATCGGGCTGGCCGTGGCCGCCCTGACGGCGGGGACCCTGCTCAAGCTGATCCCGTTGTACAGCACGAAGATCGTGCTGGACAATGTCCTGGCGGGTCATCCTCTCCCGCCGACGTGGCCGTCCTGGCTGCAGTTGCCTGCTGATCGCCGGATGTTGCTGACCGTGGTCGCGATCGCCACGGTGGTCATTTCCGTGCTGGCGCTGGTCATCAACACCTGGAGCCGGTGGCAAGCGACACGGGTCACCAAGCGCGTGCAGGTGTCCGTTCGCCGCAGGGTGTTCGATCACGCCGCCCGCCTGCCCCTGCATCGCGTTTACGAACTCAAATCCGGAGGCGTGGCCAGCATGCTCCGCGAGGACGCCGGGGGGGTTGCCGATCTCATCTTCGCCATGCTCTACAATCCCTGGCGGGCGGTCATTCAGCTGCTCGGAAGTCTGGTCATTCTGGTGTGGGTGGATTGGCGGTTGCTGCTCGGGTCCATGACCCTTATCCCCATCGTGCTGGCGACGCAAAGTGCGTGGCTCAACCGCATCCGGCCGCTTTACCGCGGGGTCCGGGCTGCGCGCCAGCACATCGACAGCCACGCCACGGAGACGTTCGGCGGCATGCGTGTGGTGCGCAGTTTCTCCCGCCAACGAACCGAGTCGGGCCACTTCGTTCGCAACACCAACATGATGATCCGGCAGGAGCTGCTGGCGTGGTGGTGGATGCGCGGCGTCCAGCTGGTGTGGGCGATGCTCATCCCGGCCGCTTCCGCGGTTCTGCTGTGGTACGGCGGCATGCGAATCCTGGACGACATGGAGCGTGTCCAGGCCAGCACGCTGGCCCTGGTGGACGCCTTCACGGTGGGCGATCTGGTCATGTTTCTCGGCTACCTCGTTGCCCTGCTCTCGCCGCTGGAGACGCTGGCCGAAAGCGCCACCGGTATCCAGAACAATCTCGCTGGACTCGATCGGGTCCTGGATCTCATGGCCGAACCGACCGAGATGCCCGCTCGTCCCGGCGCCATCCTGGTGCCGCGGGACAGGGTGCGAGGACGCCTCACGCTGCGCCGGGTCTGCTTCGCCTACCCCGGCCAGGCCAAGCTGGTGCTCAGTGACGTGAGTCTGGATGCGGCTCCAGGGGAAATCGTCGCCCTGATCGGTCCCAGCGGTGCCGGCAAGACCACGCTGTGCAATCTCATTGCCCGGTTCTACGATCCGGTGAACGGAGCGATCGAATTGGACGGTGTGGACCTCCGCGAGATCGAGGTGGAGAGCTACCGTCGCTTGCTCGGCATTGTCGAACAAGACACGTTCCTGTTTGACGGGACCATTGCGGACAACATCGGCTACGGTCGCCGCGGCGCCGGTCCTGCAGGGATTGAGGAGGCGGCCCGGCTCGCGAATGCCCACGAGTTCATTACGGCGATGAAGGATTCCTACCAGACACTGATCGGGGAGCGCGGTGTGAAACTCAGCGGCGGGCAGCGCCAGCGGATTGCCATCGCCCGGGCCCTGCTGGCCGACCCGCGCATTCTCATCCTCGACGAAGCCACCAGCAACCTCGACACGCACAGCGAGCGTCTGATCCAGACAGGGCTGGAGACTTTGCTGGCCGACCGGACGAGCTTTGTGATTGCCCACCGTCTCAGCACGATCGTGCACGCCGACCGGATCGTCGTCCTCGATCACGGCCGGGTGGTCGAGCAGGGTACCCACCAGGATCTGATGCATCGGAGCGGTCGATACCGGCAGATGCTCGAGATGCAGGCTCAGCCGATTCCCGGCTCGTCTTGA
- a CDS encoding acetate--CoA ligase family protein, whose protein sequence is MGTGALGSKLDAIFCPKSIAVVGASTRPGTVGNDIFRNLLLSGFDGSVYPVNPKSPHVLGVHAYRSLSEIPGGVDLAVMIVPSKAVMDTTEEAISLGIKGLVVISAGFKEVGAKGAALEAKLTERVRRADVPLVGPNCLGVINTDPRIKMNAAFGRKMPAHGNLAFVSQSGALCCSVLDYAEERHMGFSKFISFGNKADVNEIDLLAYLANDPQTAVIAMYLEDITHGRPFIETARDIFWETRKPMLCLKSGRSPEGAKAASSHTGSLAGSDSVYDALLAQSGVQRVDTIAELFDYAALYTTQPLPKGKRIAIITNAGGPGIMATDAAVKCGLKLAEITEETREKLKGALPDSASLRNPIDVIGDARSDRYKTAAHEVLNDPGVDMGLVILTPQSVTEVEETASVLPGILKGIDKPVVCSFMGARDVAPGVAILRAAGVPNYAFPEDGVKSLAAAVRLVENMDIPRREMPTFTNLKVEKARELVAGCLDGHQERYLTQAECRPILECYGLPLLKSGTARSSREAATIATSIGKPVVMKVMSADVVHKFDAGGVILNVNGPDEARTTYDKIHANVKKAVPNARIDGVLVEEMAGKGVEVILGASRDARFGPLMMFGLGGTMVEVLKDVSFRLAPMWRISAERMVHHIRSFQVLDGFRGQPKADIEGIVDTLLRLSTLVCNHPEISEMDINPLIVHPKGCGCSVADSRIMLRKPA, encoded by the coding sequence ATGGGCACCGGGGCATTGGGGAGCAAGCTTGACGCCATCTTCTGTCCGAAGTCGATCGCCGTGGTCGGAGCATCGACCCGGCCGGGCACGGTGGGCAACGACATCTTCCGGAACCTGCTTCTGAGCGGTTTCGACGGTTCGGTGTACCCGGTGAACCCGAAGAGCCCGCACGTGTTGGGCGTCCACGCCTACAGGTCGCTGAGCGAAATCCCAGGTGGTGTGGACCTGGCCGTCATGATTGTCCCCTCCAAGGCGGTGATGGACACGACCGAGGAAGCCATCTCCCTGGGCATCAAGGGACTGGTGGTTATCTCCGCAGGTTTCAAGGAAGTCGGCGCCAAGGGCGCGGCGTTGGAGGCCAAACTGACCGAGCGGGTACGTCGGGCGGATGTCCCGCTGGTCGGACCGAACTGCCTGGGCGTGATCAACACCGATCCGAGGATCAAGATGAATGCCGCCTTCGGGCGGAAGATGCCCGCGCACGGCAACCTGGCCTTCGTGTCCCAGAGCGGGGCTCTCTGCTGTTCGGTGCTGGACTACGCCGAGGAACGGCACATGGGCTTCAGCAAGTTCATCAGCTTCGGCAACAAGGCCGACGTGAACGAGATTGACCTCCTCGCTTACTTGGCGAACGATCCTCAGACCGCGGTCATCGCCATGTACCTGGAGGACATCACCCACGGTCGGCCGTTCATCGAAACCGCCCGGGACATCTTCTGGGAGACACGCAAGCCGATGCTGTGCCTCAAGTCCGGTCGTTCACCGGAAGGGGCCAAGGCGGCCAGCAGTCACACCGGCTCCTTGGCCGGCTCCGACTCGGTTTACGACGCGCTGCTCGCTCAGAGCGGTGTGCAGCGGGTCGATACCATCGCGGAGCTGTTCGACTACGCGGCCCTCTACACCACCCAGCCGCTGCCCAAGGGCAAGCGGATTGCGATCATCACCAACGCGGGCGGGCCCGGCATCATGGCCACAGACGCGGCCGTCAAGTGCGGACTCAAGCTCGCCGAAATCACCGAGGAGACCCGCGAGAAGCTCAAGGGCGCCCTGCCCGACTCCGCCTCGCTGCGAAACCCGATCGACGTGATCGGAGACGCCCGCTCCGACCGCTACAAGACTGCGGCTCACGAGGTCCTCAATGACCCCGGGGTAGACATGGGCCTCGTCATCCTGACCCCGCAGTCGGTCACCGAGGTCGAGGAGACCGCGTCGGTCCTCCCGGGCATCCTCAAGGGTATCGACAAGCCAGTGGTCTGCTCGTTCATGGGCGCCCGCGACGTCGCCCCGGGCGTGGCGATCCTGCGGGCGGCGGGTGTACCCAATTACGCCTTCCCCGAAGATGGAGTGAAGAGCCTGGCGGCGGCCGTGCGGCTGGTCGAAAACATGGATATCCCGCGGCGCGAGATGCCCACCTTCACCAACCTCAAGGTGGAGAAGGCCAGGGAACTGGTCGCCGGATGCCTCGATGGCCACCAGGAGCGCTACCTGACTCAGGCCGAATGCCGCCCAATCCTGGAGTGCTACGGACTGCCTCTGCTCAAGAGCGGGACGGCCCGGTCGTCGAGGGAAGCGGCCACGATCGCCACCAGCATCGGCAAGCCGGTAGTCATGAAGGTCATGTCCGCCGACGTGGTCCACAAGTTCGACGCGGGCGGCGTGATCCTGAACGTCAACGGGCCGGACGAGGCCAGGACCACCTACGATAAGATCCACGCCAACGTGAAAAAGGCCGTGCCGAACGCCAGGATCGACGGCGTCCTCGTCGAGGAGATGGCCGGCAAGGGCGTCGAGGTCATCCTGGGTGCCAGCCGGGACGCTCGGTTCGGCCCCCTGATGATGTTCGGCCTGGGCGGCACGATGGTCGAGGTGCTCAAGGACGTCTCCTTCCGGCTGGCTCCGATGTGGCGAATCTCCGCCGAACGCATGGTCCATCACATCCGCTCGTTCCAGGTCCTGGACGGCTTCCGCGGCCAGCCGAAGGCGGACATCGAAGGCATCGTGGACACACTGCTGAGGCTCTCAACCCTGGTGTGCAACCATCCGGAGATCTCGGAAATGGACATCAACCCGCTCATCGTCCATCCCAAGGGCTGCGGCTGCTCGGTAGCCGACAGCCGTATCATGCTCCGCAAGCCGGCGTGA
- a CDS encoding thioredoxin-disulfide reductase: MPEKLVIIGSGPAGWTAAIYAARANLEPLVFAGRPKQDPATILPGGQLMLTTEVDNFPGFPRGVTGPTLMSSLEQQAVRFGTRIQTDEGQTPDVSNPDDGHTYKYHDCKRVDLFRRPFKVIGEDNSVIETHTLIVATGATANWLGLENEMRLARTGGGVSACAICDGALPIFRGKEVAVVGGGDSAVEEASYLTKFAGKVYMIHRRDQLRASKIMAQRALSNPKIQILWNKIPIDVLGQDRIRALKLKDTVTGQVSDLPVGGLFMAIGHTPATAFLEGQLELDKKGYIKLADSYRTTTSVDGVFAAGDVVDSVYRQAITAAGMGCKAAIDAERWLVEHEIE, encoded by the coding sequence ATGCCAGAGAAACTCGTCATCATCGGATCCGGACCCGCGGGTTGGACGGCGGCCATCTATGCCGCCCGGGCCAATCTCGAGCCCCTGGTCTTCGCCGGACGTCCCAAACAGGACCCCGCCACCATCCTGCCGGGCGGGCAACTCATGCTCACCACCGAGGTGGACAACTTCCCGGGTTTCCCAAGAGGCGTCACCGGCCCCACACTCATGAGCTCCCTCGAGCAGCAAGCGGTCCGTTTCGGTACCCGCATCCAGACGGACGAAGGGCAGACGCCGGATGTCTCCAACCCCGACGACGGACATACCTACAAGTACCATGACTGCAAGCGGGTGGATCTGTTCCGCCGGCCGTTCAAGGTCATCGGCGAGGACAACTCCGTCATCGAGACGCACACCCTCATCGTGGCCACCGGGGCAACCGCCAACTGGCTGGGGCTCGAGAATGAGATGCGGCTCGCCCGGACCGGCGGCGGCGTCAGCGCCTGCGCCATCTGCGACGGAGCCCTGCCAATCTTTCGCGGCAAGGAGGTTGCTGTCGTTGGCGGCGGCGACTCGGCCGTCGAGGAGGCGAGCTACCTCACCAAGTTCGCCGGCAAGGTCTACATGATCCATCGCCGTGATCAGCTCCGGGCCAGCAAGATCATGGCCCAGCGCGCATTGAGCAACCCCAAGATCCAGATCCTCTGGAACAAGATCCCGATCGATGTCCTCGGGCAGGACCGGATCAGGGCCCTCAAACTCAAGGACACCGTCACCGGCCAAGTGAGCGATCTGCCCGTCGGCGGCCTGTTCATGGCCATCGGGCACACCCCGGCTACGGCGTTTCTCGAGGGACAACTCGAGCTGGACAAGAAGGGCTACATCAAGCTGGCGGACTCGTACCGCACGACGACCAGCGTCGACGGCGTGTTCGCGGCGGGCGATGTCGTGGACAGCGTCTATCGCCAGGCGATCACCGCGGCCGGCATGGGCTGCAAGGCCGCAATCGACGCGGAGCGATGGCTGGTCGAACACGAGATCGAGTGA
- the corA gene encoding magnesium/cobalt transporter CorA, with protein sequence MIVAHVRHVDGTSDVYNSLIEAARSLREAEAQIWLDIEEPDEWTLALLGEAFSLHPLAIEDCLHGEQRPHIDPYDGYIFMVVHAPILNEDKEFLGTRELALFASSLFVVTIHHEALEALKVVQSRCQRDPENVLGRGMDHLLHMIVDGLIDGYQPLLERLESEAGKLEDEALFDPQDDILERISDFRGQLMQVRRYLSPQREAVGQLARGEYSFIGKNIRPYFRDVLDHLTRLAEEIDLYREQIVSARELFMSSMSQRTNETVKLMTIFASIMLPLTLVSGIYGMNFKRLWPPVDHPFGFWIVIGGMIVLSVILLAVFRRRRWL encoded by the coding sequence ATGATCGTCGCCCACGTGCGACATGTCGACGGTACCTCGGACGTTTACAACTCGCTGATCGAGGCAGCGAGGTCCCTGCGCGAAGCCGAGGCTCAGATCTGGCTGGATATCGAGGAGCCGGATGAGTGGACTCTGGCCCTGCTGGGCGAGGCCTTCTCCCTCCACCCCCTGGCCATTGAAGACTGCCTCCACGGCGAGCAGCGGCCGCACATCGATCCCTACGACGGCTACATATTCATGGTCGTGCACGCCCCGATTCTCAACGAGGACAAGGAGTTCCTGGGCACGCGGGAACTGGCCCTGTTCGCATCTTCGCTCTTCGTGGTCACGATTCACCATGAGGCTCTCGAAGCCCTGAAGGTTGTTCAAAGCCGCTGCCAGCGTGATCCGGAGAACGTCCTCGGGCGCGGTATGGACCATTTGCTCCACATGATCGTGGATGGCCTGATTGACGGCTATCAACCCCTGCTGGAGCGGCTGGAGAGCGAGGCCGGCAAGCTGGAGGACGAGGCCCTGTTCGATCCCCAGGACGACATCCTCGAACGGATCTCCGATTTTCGCGGGCAGCTCATGCAGGTTCGCCGTTACCTCTCCCCCCAGCGCGAGGCCGTTGGTCAGCTGGCTCGGGGTGAATACTCCTTCATCGGCAAGAACATCCGGCCGTATTTCCGCGATGTGCTCGACCACCTGACACGGCTGGCGGAGGAAATCGATCTCTACCGCGAGCAGATCGTCAGCGCCCGCGAACTGTTCATGTCCTCGATGTCCCAAAGAACCAACGAGACGGTGAAGCTGATGACCATCTTTGCGTCGATCATGTTGCCGTTGACGCTGGTATCCGGGATCTACGGGATGAACTTCAAGCGGCTCTGGCCGCCCGTCGACCATCCTTTCGGGTTCTGGATCGTCATTGGGGGGATGATCGTGCTGAGCGTGATTCTGCTTGCCGTTTTTCGGCGGCGGAGATGGCTGTAG
- the tadA gene encoding Flp pilus assembly complex ATPase component TadA: MAAESASRSPENDSGPISPGGSDFSASADARSGDTAAGQGGTDLRITEQNARAVFEMLLRNMEAAPGRPKATDLHLNPGRPPDYRIERVIRSVKSKPLTPNDLGLITTAMMNENQRQRFNRNHCIDMSYHLDRNRFRVNIVESFIGRSISLRRFDEIKDFSAYNLPNNYIDIAEGHRGFVVMSGSTGSGKTTSIAAMLDHINRNFHRKVVTIEDPIEYVYTAKKSIVVQIEIGEDGIPNEDIALRNLVRMDPDVGLAGEMRDRASLEAALKTAQAGHLIYGTLHCEGAGQAFDRILAYYDVTEQQRILGTLADNLAAIINQRLLPCLKPGIDVVPAYEIFMPNPLTRRYIRERRYVDAIAEMDKPAMKEIGCVTYVDSLHRLVTEEWVDFHLALEHAGDQAEKLKSRLKGIELK, translated from the coding sequence ATGGCTGCCGAATCCGCGTCACGATCGCCGGAAAATGACTCCGGCCCCATCTCCCCCGGGGGATCCGATTTTTCCGCATCCGCGGACGCCAGGAGCGGCGACACCGCTGCCGGCCAGGGCGGAACCGATCTCCGAATCACCGAGCAGAACGCCCGCGCGGTCTTCGAGATGCTCCTCCGCAATATGGAGGCCGCCCCCGGCCGCCCCAAGGCCACCGACCTGCACCTGAACCCCGGCCGTCCCCCAGACTACCGCATCGAGCGGGTCATCCGGAGTGTGAAGTCCAAGCCACTGACCCCCAACGACCTCGGCCTCATCACGACCGCGATGATGAACGAGAACCAGCGGCAACGGTTCAACCGCAACCATTGTATCGACATGTCCTACCACCTGGACCGTAACCGCTTCCGCGTCAACATCGTCGAGTCATTCATCGGACGCAGCATCTCGCTCCGCCGGTTCGACGAGATCAAGGACTTCTCGGCCTACAACCTGCCCAACAACTACATCGATATCGCCGAGGGCCACCGCGGCTTCGTGGTCATGTCCGGATCGACCGGCAGCGGCAAGACCACCTCGATCGCGGCCATGCTCGACCACATCAACCGCAACTTCCACCGCAAGGTGGTCACGATCGAAGACCCCATCGAGTACGTCTACACCGCGAAGAAATCGATTGTGGTTCAAATCGAGATCGGCGAGGACGGCATCCCCAACGAGGATATCGCCCTGCGTAACCTGGTCCGCATGGACCCCGACGTGGGCTTGGCCGGCGAAATGCGCGACCGGGCCTCGCTCGAGGCCGCTCTCAAGACCGCCCAGGCCGGTCACCTGATCTACGGCACCCTCCACTGCGAAGGCGCCGGACAGGCCTTCGACCGCATCCTGGCCTATTACGATGTGACCGAACAGCAGCGAATCCTCGGCACCCTGGCCGACAACCTGGCCGCGATCATTAACCAGCGGCTTCTGCCTTGCCTCAAGCCTGGGATCGACGTCGTTCCGGCCTACGAGATCTTCATGCCGAACCCCCTGACCCGGCGGTACATCCGCGAACGCCGTTACGTCGACGCGATCGCCGAGATGGACAAACCGGCGATGAAGGAAATCGGCTGTGTCACATATGTGGACTCACTCCACCGGCTGGTCACGGAGGAGTGGGTTGACTTCCATCTCGCCCTCGAGCACGCCGGCGACCAGGCCGAGAAGCTCAAGAGCCGGCTCAAGGGAATCGAACTCAAGTAA